The genomic stretch TAGAATCAATCATTGCATCAGCCAGCCCTGTAACCAGATTGGTGGCTCCGGGGCCTGAAGTCACAAATACCACTCCCACCTTTCCGCTGGCACGAGCATAGCCCTGAGCTGCATGAATAGCCCCCTGTTCATGGCGGGTAAGAAAATGATGAAGCTGATCGCCATAATGGTACAATGCATCATACACCGGCATGATAGCTCCTCCGGGATAACCAAAGATGGTATCCACCGATTCGGCAATCAGGCTCCGGATCAGCGCTTCTGCGCCTGTGATAGGCAGTTCGCTATCGAGCCGATCAGTCTTCGTCTGTAACGCAGCCTTCTGTTGCATTTTTAACCAGTTTAGCAAATTTGAATAATACACCGCGGCGGGCACGCAGAGGCGGGCGTTTCCATTGTGCCCTGCGCTGCTCCAATTCCGTGTCGGTGAGTTTTACCTGAATCAGATGGCGAACCACATCAATCTCAATGATATCACCATCCCGTACCAGGGCCAGGTTACCACCCTCATAGGCCTCCGGCGCAATATGTCCGACCACAAATCCATGGGTTCCACCCGAAAACCTGCCGTCTGTGATAAGCGCTACCTTATCTCCCAGCCCGGCCCCGATGATTGCAGCCGTAGGCTTAAGCATTTCAGGCATGCCCGGAGCTCCCTTGGGTCCGGCGTAACGGATGACTACCACATCACCGGCCTGAATTTTACCGGCCTCCAGCGCCGCAATCATATCAGCTTCATGGTCAAATACACGGGCAGGTCCTTCAAAACGCTCTCCTTCCTTGCCGGTGATTTTCGCTACAGCTCCATATTCAGCCAGGTTACCCTTCAGAATCTGCAGATGGCCTGTTTGTTTCAATGGTTCAGATACCGGATGCACGATTTTCTGAGACTGAAAATCAAGATCTGCTGCTGACTCCACATTTTCACCCAGGGTTTTGCCTGTCACGGTCATGCAATTACCATCAAGAATACCTTCGCGAATCAGATATTTATGAATAGCCGGCAACCCGCCGATGCGGTGAACGTCTTCCATCAGGTATTTTCCACTGGGCTTGAAATCGCTTAGCACAGGTACCCGATCGCTGATCCGCTGAAAATCATCGAGTGTAAGCGGTACATCAGCAGCTTTGGCCATGGCAATCAGGTGCAAAACAGCGTTGGTAGAGCCACCCAGCACCATCACCATAGCTAGGGCATTTTCGAACGATTGTTTGGTGAGGATGTCCTTGGGCTTGAGATCTTTTTCCAGCAGTATACGGATCGCCTTTCCTGCTTCAAGACATTCTCTTCGTTTTTCCTCGCTCACTGCCGGATAAGATGAACTGTAAGGCAAAGAAAGCCCGAGTGTTTCAATAGCCGTAGCCATGGTATTGGCTGTGTACATTCCACCGCAGGCTCCGGCACCGGGACAGGCATGTTGGATGATGCCTTTAAAATCTTCTTCGCTTAGTTTACCGGCAATCTTTTCGCCCAATGCTTCAAAAGCAGAAACAATATTCAGCTCCCGCCCCTTGTAATGTCCGGCCGCAATGGTACCTCCGTAAATCATCAAAGAAGGCCTGTTCAGCCGAATCATGGCAATGACTGACCCGGGCATGTTTTTATCGCACCCCGGAATAGTGATCAGTCCATCGTAATATTGTGCACCGCAAACAGCTTCAATGGAATCGGCAATAATTTCACGGGACACCAGTGAATAACGCATACCCTCAGTGCCCATGCTCATTCCATCACTGACGCCTATGGTGTGAAAAATCAGTCCCACCATATCCTGCTCCCATACGCCCTTTTTCACCAACTGGGCTAAATCGTTGAGATGCATATTGCAGGTGTTGCCGTCATATCCCATGCTGGCAATGCCTACCTGTGGCTTTTCCAGGTCTTTTTCCGTAAGGCCAATGCCATATAACATGGCCTGAGCTGCAGGCTGTGTAGGGTCCTGCGTAAGTGTACGACTGTATTTGTTAAGAACTGCCATGCTGATGAATCAATTAAAACAGGTTCAAACCTACATGAATATGCTCTCCTGCCTAAATCCGTTTTCTATGAAGTTACGGTGTGAAAGAAAAGGATGTTTTTATTCATTTATTTGATAATCAGACATTTATGGTAAAATTTTCTACAATTTGCAAGCTTATTTCTGATTCAAAGAAATTGGCCGATTTATCGGCTGATAGGGCGTAAAGCGCTGATTTTTGGGGATTTTATTCTACTTTGCGTAATTGTAACGCATTTTATTTCCTTTACCCTTTAAAACCGTTTACCATGCGTAAATTTCAATTCGCCATCTTTTCAATGTTTCTGTGTTTATGCTGGGCTCCCTTTCAACTGCAGGCACAAGACCTCCTGATGCCACATAGCATCGGAGCTATTGTGAAAACAGACAAAATCCAGGGTGGAATCCGGTTTACGACGAGCGATCAACATATAGTTTGGATTACTACCTATTCTCCTACCATCATCCGGGTGAGGGTTACTGACCAGAAACCTGCACTGGATGAATCCTATGCAGTGATTGGCCAGGTGAAACCTGCTTTTACAACTATTCGGGAAAATGCTACGGGATGGATTTTACAGACTGATTCCCTGGAAGTGCATGTCCAGAAAAAGCCTTTGCGAATCGAGTTTTACCACCGCGATGGTACGTATCTGGATG from Thermoflavifilum aggregans encodes the following:
- the ilvD gene encoding dihydroxy-acid dehydratase: MAVLNKYSRTLTQDPTQPAAQAMLYGIGLTEKDLEKPQVGIASMGYDGNTCNMHLNDLAQLVKKGVWEQDMVGLIFHTIGVSDGMSMGTEGMRYSLVSREIIADSIEAVCGAQYYDGLITIPGCDKNMPGSVIAMIRLNRPSLMIYGGTIAAGHYKGRELNIVSAFEALGEKIAGKLSEEDFKGIIQHACPGAGACGGMYTANTMATAIETLGLSLPYSSSYPAVSEEKRRECLEAGKAIRILLEKDLKPKDILTKQSFENALAMVMVLGGSTNAVLHLIAMAKAADVPLTLDDFQRISDRVPVLSDFKPSGKYLMEDVHRIGGLPAIHKYLIREGILDGNCMTVTGKTLGENVESAADLDFQSQKIVHPVSEPLKQTGHLQILKGNLAEYGAVAKITGKEGERFEGPARVFDHEADMIAALEAGKIQAGDVVVIRYAGPKGAPGMPEMLKPTAAIIGAGLGDKVALITDGRFSGGTHGFVVGHIAPEAYEGGNLALVRDGDIIEIDVVRHLIQVKLTDTELEQRRAQWKRPPLRARRGVLFKFAKLVKNATEGCVTDED